Below is a genomic region from bacterium.
TTCATTCTGCGCTTGGTTATTTGCCTCCGGATGAATTTGAAGCTGAGCTATTTGAAAAAGAACATAAATTTGGTCCCTGTCAATTTAGTCTAAGCTAAGATTACAGACATAGGGGTTCACTCCAATATGAATCGTCACTGTGAAAATCAAAATTATATTTATCTTTTAGGAAAATCAGAAAATTTGGATAATTGCTTATATTGTCTCCGGTAAGATCGTTATCATTTTTATTTGAAGAATAAAGTCCAAAACGAGATAATCCTATACCAATAAACTCTTTTAACAAAGGTGTTCCCGCTGGTTTAGAAGCTCCTGCCCCAAATATAAAGACTTTATTCATAATCTAATCCTATTTTTTGCGCTGGTTTTTCCGGTGACATCATAAGCTGATGAATCGCTTCAAAGATTGATATTATCTTTTCATCTTTAAATTTACCATATATTCAATTCTCAGTGGCAAAATTAATATAAGAATCCAAATAGCCACAATGGGATTTTATTTTTAAAACCGGTCTCTGTATCATCTAAAACCAGGAATGAATCTTTAAGATTTTTAATCTGGTCAAAATTTTTATTTTTTCCGCCGATTTCAAAGATATTTTTGTTATCAATAAGAAAATCTCCTTTTGATGGGATTGAGACTTTATGAGAAGTATTAAGCATATTCAGGAAAAAAGTTTCCCTGATATTTCCAATATTTGCGGTCTTGTAATCTGTTATTGCATGAATTAAGTTCGGATTATTGAGATAAATCTTTTCAGGTTTTTCCAATTCCCGCAGGCCTCCTTTGCCTTTAGAAATACTCATTATTATCCCCGCGTCTTCCAAATATTTTAGATAAATTTTTAATGTCCGCTCATCTCCAATATCAAGAATGTTTTTTAGATTTTTTAAATCAGGCGTAAAAGGAACAGATGACGCTATAATAGATAAAAGCCTTTTGATTTTTTTAATACTATTACCGTTTAATGAAGGATGTATAAGCATTAAATCGCTTTCGAGTGTAGTATGTATATTTTGCTCCAGTGTTAAACGAAAAATGTTTTTATCCGCGTATTCCTTAAAATAAGGATAATAACCGTAGCTTAAATATTCCTTAAATAATGCAAGGACTTTTCTATTTTTTTGTTCAAGCATAGTTATAGCTTTGGCGGATATTTTTTGGTGATTTTTAGTTATTT
It encodes:
- a CDS encoding AAA family ATPase, which codes for MIEELFKLSQNFINIYNREYKRYFLKVNPLTNRFSIITGQRGVGKTTAMIQYILSSYNNDIFTDKAIYVQADHFLVGKYSLYEIAEQFYKLGGELLCFDEIHKYSNWSKELKSINDTFPKLKIIASGSSALEIYKGTHDLSRRAVVFKMAGLSFREFIEITTESELQSYGLEEITKNHQKISAKAITMLEQKNRKVLALFKEYLSYGYYPYFKEYADKNIFRLTLEQNIHTTLESDLMLIHPSLNGNSIKKIKRLLSIIASSVPFTPDLKNLKNILDIGDERTLKIYLKYLEDAGIIMSISKGKGGLRELEKPEKIYLNNPNLIHAITDYKTANIGNIRETFFLNMLNTSHKVSIPSKGDFLIDNKNIFEIGGKNKNFDQIKNLKDSFLVLDDTETGFKNKIPLWLFGFLY